A stretch of Castanea sativa cultivar Marrone di Chiusa Pesio chromosome 2, ASM4071231v1 DNA encodes these proteins:
- the LOC142623278 gene encoding small ribosomal subunit protein eS8, translated as MGISRDSMHKRRATGGKKKAWRKKRKYELGRQPANTKLSSNKTVRRIRVRGGNVKWRALRLDTGNYSWGSEAVTRKTRILDVVYNASNNELVRTQTLVKGAIVQVDAAPFKQWYLQHYGVDIGRKKKTAAKKETPEEGEGNTEEREKETKKSNHVARKLEKRQQGRTLDAHIEEQFGGGRLLACISSRPGQCGRSDGYILEGKELEFYMKKIQRKKGKGAAA; from the exons ATGG GTATCTCACGTGACTCTATGCACAAGAGGCGTGCCACTGGAGGCAAGAAGAAGGCCTggaggaagaagagaaa GTATGAGCTTGGTCGTCAGCCTGCAAATACTAAGCTCTCAAGCAACAAGACTGTAAGGCGAATTCGCGTGAGAGGAGGCAATGTCAAATGGAGAGCCCTCAGATTGGATACTGGAAACTACTCATGGGGTAGTGAAGCTGTCACCCGCAAAACACGTATTCTGGATGTTGTTTATAATGCTTCGAACAATGAACTTGTCAGAACACAAACTCTGGTGAAGGGTGCTATTGTTCAGGTTGATGCTGCCCCATTCAAGCAGTGGTACCTTCAGCATTATGGAGTTGACATTGgtaggaagaagaagacagcTGCTAAGAAGGAAACCCCAGAG GAAGGCGAAGGAAATACAGAGGAAAgggaaaaggaaacaaaaaagagtAACCATGTCGCCAGGAAGCTTGAGAAGCGTCAGCAAGGTCGTACACTTGATGCACATATCGAAGAGCAGTTTGGGGGCGGTAGGCTGTTGGCATGCATCTCTTCTCGACCAGGACAATGTGGTAGATCTGATGG ATACATTTTGGAAGGAAAAGAACTTGAGTTCTATATGAAGAAAATCCAAAGGAAGAAGGGGAAGGGTGCCGCAGCTTAA